One window of Candidatus Mycobacterium wuenschmannii genomic DNA carries:
- a CDS encoding flavin-containing monooxygenase yields MPETGRRLDAIVIGAGFSGLYSLHRLRELGLRVRVLEMAENVGGTWFYNRYPGARCDIESIEYSYSFSDAIQQEWVWTETMPAQPEVEAYLNFVADRLDLRRDIQFGARVVAMTFDEDAAEWEVRTDAGQSFVAPFVIAASGILSVALQPGFPGMDEFAGMSLLTSQWPRGGVDFTGKRIGVIGTGSTGVQLIPVVAREAKQLFVFQRSPAYTLPWKVRRFEPGELDAMKADYSGIRAAQRMHPIGAARLSAFSVLLEMLGKPPLKSASREEQLRAIDEHGVLGALNWGDIFFDIEANRMAATLYGEAVARIVEDPQTAASLVPDYPFACKRPIIDQGYYETFNRDNVTLVDLRAAPIERLTAAGIRTAREDFDLDVIVYATGFDAMTGALSRIDIRGRDGASLAEFWADEGPLSYLGIAVAGFPNLFTIQGPGSPSAATNFVAALEQHVEWIGDCLEYLRANGIRTIEAMPSAQQDWIEHATSLVAPTVLVHPSCNSWYNGGNVPGKKRMYMGYTGGIPEYRRRCDEIAAAGYTGFTLA; encoded by the coding sequence ATGCCTGAGACCGGTCGGCGTCTCGACGCGATCGTGATCGGTGCCGGCTTTTCCGGGCTGTATTCCTTGCATCGACTGCGTGAGCTCGGTCTGCGGGTACGGGTGCTGGAGATGGCCGAAAACGTCGGCGGTACTTGGTTTTACAACCGATATCCGGGCGCTCGCTGCGACATCGAGAGCATCGAGTATTCCTACAGCTTCTCCGACGCGATTCAGCAGGAGTGGGTGTGGACCGAGACGATGCCGGCCCAGCCCGAGGTGGAGGCCTACCTGAATTTCGTCGCCGACCGACTCGACCTCCGCCGGGACATCCAGTTCGGCGCCAGGGTCGTCGCGATGACTTTCGACGAAGACGCCGCGGAGTGGGAGGTGCGCACCGATGCGGGGCAGTCCTTCGTCGCGCCGTTCGTAATCGCAGCCTCGGGCATCCTGTCGGTGGCACTGCAACCCGGCTTCCCCGGCATGGACGAGTTCGCCGGGATGTCGTTACTCACCTCGCAGTGGCCGCGGGGCGGTGTCGACTTCACCGGCAAGCGGATCGGCGTCATCGGCACCGGCTCGACCGGCGTCCAACTCATTCCTGTGGTTGCTCGAGAAGCAAAGCAGCTGTTCGTGTTTCAGCGATCGCCGGCATACACGCTGCCCTGGAAGGTGCGCCGCTTCGAGCCGGGCGAACTCGACGCGATGAAGGCCGACTACTCCGGCATCCGTGCCGCGCAGCGGATGCACCCGATCGGGGCCGCCCGGCTGAGCGCGTTCTCGGTGCTGCTCGAGATGCTCGGCAAGCCACCGCTGAAGTCGGCGTCTCGCGAAGAGCAGTTGCGCGCGATCGACGAACACGGCGTGCTGGGCGCGCTGAATTGGGGCGACATCTTCTTCGACATCGAGGCCAACCGGATGGCCGCAACGTTGTACGGCGAGGCGGTGGCCCGGATCGTCGAGGACCCGCAGACCGCGGCGTCCTTGGTGCCCGACTATCCGTTCGCCTGCAAGCGGCCGATCATCGACCAGGGCTACTACGAAACATTCAACCGCGACAACGTGACCCTGGTCGATCTGCGAGCCGCGCCGATCGAACGTCTGACGGCCGCCGGTATCCGGACCGCGCGTGAGGATTTCGACCTCGACGTGATCGTCTACGCGACCGGCTTCGACGCCATGACCGGCGCGCTGAGTCGCATCGACATCCGCGGCCGCGACGGCGCTTCGCTCGCCGAGTTCTGGGCTGACGAGGGGCCGCTGTCGTATCTGGGCATAGCGGTCGCCGGCTTCCCGAACCTGTTCACCATCCAGGGTCCAGGCAGCCCGAGCGCGGCCACAAACTTCGTCGCTGCGCTGGAACAGCACGTGGAATGGATCGGCGACTGCCTTGAATACCTGCGCGCCAACGGTATTCGCACCATCGAGGCAATGCCATCGGCGCAGCAGGACTGGATCGAGCACGCCACCTCGCTGGTTGCCCCCACCGTTCTCGTCCACCCGTCCTGCAACTCCTGGTACAACGGTGGCAACGTGCCCGGCAAGAAACGGATGTACATGGGTTATACCGGCGGAATTCCCGAATACCGGCGCCGCTGCGACGAGATCGCGGCGGCCGGGTACACCGGCTTCACGCTCGCGTAG
- a CDS encoding nuclear transport factor 2 family protein, with product MSDDLEAIRQVKARYCRFLDAKDASGWRSVFATDVVVLLDLAVSTGGADPMTAPPVEGVDNFVPMVLASLEGAQTMHHCHTPEITLTSSETATGIWAMEDWIVFANGNELHGAGHYHETYEKQDGAWVIKTLHLTRTIQQITGDNA from the coding sequence ATGTCTGACGATCTCGAAGCGATCCGGCAGGTGAAAGCTCGTTATTGCCGCTTTCTCGACGCCAAGGATGCCAGCGGGTGGCGCAGCGTATTCGCCACCGACGTGGTGGTCCTGTTGGACTTGGCGGTGTCGACCGGCGGGGCCGATCCGATGACCGCCCCGCCCGTCGAGGGCGTCGACAACTTCGTTCCGATGGTGCTGGCCAGCCTCGAGGGCGCGCAGACGATGCATCATTGTCACACGCCGGAGATCACCTTGACCTCATCGGAAACCGCCACTGGCATCTGGGCGATGGAGGACTGGATCGTCTTCGCCAACGGCAATGAACTGCACGGCGCGGGCCACTATCACGAGACCTACGAAAAGCAGGACGGCGCTTGGGTGATCAAGACGCTGCATCTCACGCGCACCATTCAGCAAATCACGGGTGACAATGCCTGA
- a CDS encoding Rieske 2Fe-2S domain-containing protein, which produces MKVPFTWKVTGWFMVGWSPEFPVGETRPLHYFGEDLVAYRDEHGELHVMEAHCKHLGAHIGHGGTVVGDCVQCPFHGWRWGPDGSNRYIPYQPDRPNKVLRLRVYPVREQHDCVFIWHQPEGKEPQWDMPDIFGSFPQFETDPATYYRAYPEFSRRAEREPVHPQIVAENAPDSAHFEYVHHATVTPRVLDWKIVDHEWRFVAGWPDARSDDPEDLALRFHSNLFGLGGAISVFEGAQNHRLIFTCTPVDDECSDLFYSIWWPRLPGDTADVPHGELRDTIEKHFLSTVFDDLEIWRYQRYVENPALSREDAKGYMALRKWATQFYEVPA; this is translated from the coding sequence GTGAAAGTCCCCTTCACCTGGAAAGTCACCGGCTGGTTCATGGTCGGATGGTCGCCGGAATTCCCGGTCGGCGAGACGCGGCCGCTGCACTACTTCGGCGAGGATCTGGTTGCCTACCGCGACGAGCACGGCGAGTTGCACGTCATGGAAGCCCACTGCAAACACCTGGGGGCCCACATCGGCCACGGCGGCACCGTCGTCGGCGACTGCGTGCAGTGTCCGTTCCATGGCTGGCGCTGGGGGCCCGACGGCAGCAACCGCTACATCCCCTACCAGCCGGACCGGCCCAACAAGGTGCTGCGGCTGCGGGTGTATCCCGTCCGCGAACAGCACGACTGCGTATTCATCTGGCATCAGCCGGAAGGCAAAGAGCCGCAATGGGACATGCCGGACATCTTCGGCTCGTTCCCGCAGTTCGAGACCGACCCGGCGACCTACTATCGGGCCTACCCGGAGTTCTCCCGACGGGCCGAACGCGAGCCGGTGCATCCACAGATCGTGGCCGAGAATGCACCCGACAGTGCACATTTCGAGTACGTCCACCACGCGACCGTTACGCCCCGCGTGCTGGACTGGAAGATCGTCGACCACGAATGGCGATTCGTCGCGGGCTGGCCGGACGCCCGCAGCGACGACCCCGAGGACCTGGCGCTGAGGTTTCACAGCAATCTGTTCGGTCTGGGCGGGGCGATCAGTGTGTTCGAGGGAGCACAGAACCACCGACTGATCTTCACCTGCACGCCGGTCGACGACGAGTGCTCGGACCTGTTCTATTCCATCTGGTGGCCACGCCTGCCCGGCGACACCGCCGACGTCCCACACGGCGAACTGCGCGACACCATCGAAAAGCACTTCCTCTCAACGGTCTTCGACGACCTGGAGATCTGGCGCTACCAGCGGTACGTCGAGAATCCCGCGCTGTCCCGCGAAGACGCGAAAGGTTATATGGCCCTGCGCAAGTGGGCCACCCAGTTCTACGAAGTGCCGGCGTGA
- a CDS encoding cysteine hydrolase gives MSPLAEIAAPEHTAIVTQECQGAVIGPNAGLAQLADEARRVALPNIVRLLPVARAAGVRVVHCTVQRRPDGLGANHNAKIFTIGRGEVNILPGTPGATVLPELGPEPSDLVLSRWHGIGPMGGTDLDAVLRNLGVTTIVVVGVSLNLAIPNVVMDAVNAAYRVVVPRDAVAGIPTDYGNAIIDNMLSLLATITTTDDLMQTWGRPDGGTT, from the coding sequence GTGAGTCCCCTCGCCGAGATCGCCGCGCCCGAGCACACGGCGATCGTCACCCAGGAATGCCAGGGCGCGGTCATCGGCCCGAACGCCGGCCTGGCGCAACTGGCCGACGAGGCCCGCCGCGTCGCGCTGCCCAATATCGTCAGGCTGTTGCCGGTGGCGAGGGCCGCCGGGGTGCGGGTGGTGCACTGCACCGTGCAGCGTCGGCCCGACGGGCTCGGAGCCAACCACAACGCCAAGATCTTCACCATCGGCCGCGGCGAGGTGAACATCCTCCCCGGCACTCCCGGCGCGACCGTGCTGCCCGAATTGGGACCCGAGCCAAGCGATCTCGTGTTGAGCCGCTGGCACGGCATCGGCCCGATGGGCGGGACGGATCTCGACGCGGTGCTGCGCAACCTGGGGGTGACCACCATCGTGGTAGTCGGGGTGTCGCTGAACCTGGCGATCCCCAACGTCGTGATGGACGCGGTGAACGCCGCCTATCGGGTTGTCGTGCCGCGCGATGCCGTCGCCGGCATCCCTACCGACTACGGCAATGCGATCATCGACAACATGTTGTCGCTGCTGGCGACGATCACCACCACCGACGATCTGATGCAGACGTGGGGCCGGCCGGACGGGGGGACTACGTGA